A window of the Ostrea edulis chromosome 1, xbOstEdul1.1, whole genome shotgun sequence genome harbors these coding sequences:
- the LOC130053840 gene encoding uncharacterized protein LOC130053840, giving the protein MLNSSDNSSEEDYIPLSLHVVTFSIVFMGIDIVFSLLANILLMLTIINAPSLRTPPNNHLLNIGMNNVILCLCMILSLVSVGTKREDLVYVQSVTGFQLFIVSNCSLQYLCAFTSICIYRKTTIKRPSLCLRMRKRMVTRSILCGWIASVLLSVVFCLSFMPNNDRACDTLNPFQREFRVCDSRKRLTSEQLVILIVYVGSYVAGLFIIFSSYYSICKSLNLTGTFRKSRVSPWNRNSSMSSEAGPDTLDQTQQMNGDSDFVKPYTISSGKSDDIIVHYQRSEHALTFEDIFALENPIPAAKLKQNNSQKKPLKPTLSNTSTQSTKSKSCTFTDISPVANLQRIQNIKNASALRNQSLRRDRVSLSSATKNSFIMFIAYLVCSFPLLILCIPGVLDLMSTDARINTIVMCRLLFYINACFYPMWYLLFSKRVRQCLFRLLENILIRLQVRR; this is encoded by the exons ATGTTAAACAGTTCTGATAATAGTTCAGAGGAAGATTACATCCCATTGAGTCTACATGTCGTGACATTCAGTATTGTGTTTATGGGAATAGACATAGTCTTCAGCCTCCTGGCAAACATTTTGCTGATGTTGACAATCATAAATGCACCGAGTTTGCGCACTCCACCAAATAATCACTTGTTGAATATCGGAATGAATAACGTAATTCTATGTCTTTGTATGATACTCTCACTTGTGAGTGTCGGAACAAAGAGAGAAGATCTCGTCTATGTTCAATCTGTCACTGGTTTTCAGTTGTTCATAGTCTCCAATTGCTCTCTGCAGTatc tatgtgCATTTACGTCTATATGTATTTACCGAAAAACGACTATCAAAAGACCTTCTTTATGTTTACGCATGCGTAAAAGAATGGTTACACGTTCAATTTTATGTGGATGGATAGCTTCAgttctgttgtctgtcgtcttcTGTTTGTCATTTATGCCAAATAATGATCGGGCTTGTGATACATTAAATCCTTTTCAAAGGGAGTTTCGCGTTTGTGACAGTCGGAAACGCCTTACTTCAGAACAACTGGTGATCTTGATTGTTTACGTTGGTTCATATGTTGCAGgacttttcattattttctcttCATATTACAGTATTTGTAAATCTCTTAATTTGACTGGAACATTCAGGAAGAGCCGCGTTTCTCCTTGGAATAGGAATTCAAGTATGTCGTCTGAAGCAGGGCCAGATACACTTGATCAAACACAGCAGATGAATGGCGATAGTGACTTTGTGAAACCTTACACGATATCATCTGgtaaatctgatgacatcattgTGCACTACCAACGCAGTGAACACGCTCTCACATTTGAAGACATATTTGCACTTGAAAATCCAATCCCTGCCGCAAAGCTGAAACAGAACAATTCTCAAAAGAAACCATTGAAGCCAACTCTCTCAAACACAAGTACACAATCAACAAAGTCtaaaag ttgtaCTTTTACAGACATATCGCCCGTTGCTAACTTGCAGAGAATTCAGAACATAAAAAATGCCTCCGCATTACGGAACCAGTCTTTGAGGAGAGACAGAGTAAGCCTAAGTAGCGCTACAAAGAACAGTTTTATAATGTTTATTGCATACTTGGTATGCTCTTTTCCTCTACTGATTCTATGCATCCCAGGAGTTCTTGATCTCATGTCTACAGATGCCCGGATCAACACAATCGTTATGTGTCGTCTTCTCTTTTACATCAATGCTTGTTTCTATCCAATGTGGTATTTGCTATTTAGTAAACGTGTTCGACAGTGTCTTTTCAgacttttagaaaatattttgataagacTGCAAGTTAGGAGATag